The Thalassotalea nanhaiensis genome has a window encoding:
- a CDS encoding anti-sigma factor, with the protein MSNSENQKDHEFKLWLDGKLSPEQSMKFEQDIADDEAMQQRLATARFIEQQVHCYEEQDVPAWDRESTFNVESKPWWQWQGLPAMSMAFSLFAICLVIFKVELVMQDNGLLVNFGGNSVQHNSADVDKLINLRLKEFAAEQQVVMANYAADLKDDQQDNNLKLATYLMSAARQERKEDISSFVKFVNEQRDEDAIDQKLRFQKLEYALQSQSIDNKLNSPMLNKANFEQPVQEQ; encoded by the coding sequence ATGTCTAATTCAGAAAATCAAAAAGATCATGAATTTAAATTATGGTTAGATGGAAAGTTAAGCCCAGAGCAAAGCATGAAATTTGAACAAGATATTGCTGATGACGAAGCTATGCAGCAAAGACTTGCAACAGCACGTTTCATTGAACAGCAAGTACATTGTTATGAAGAGCAAGACGTTCCAGCTTGGGATCGGGAAAGTACTTTTAACGTAGAGTCAAAACCCTGGTGGCAATGGCAAGGACTACCCGCAATGTCTATGGCATTTTCATTATTTGCTATTTGCCTGGTCATTTTTAAAGTTGAATTAGTCATGCAAGACAATGGGCTTTTGGTGAATTTTGGTGGGAATAGTGTTCAACATAATTCTGCCGACGTTGACAAGCTTATTAACCTACGTTTAAAAGAATTTGCCGCCGAGCAACAAGTTGTTATGGCAAATTATGCAGCGGATTTAAAAGATGACCAGCAAGACAATAACTTAAAACTTGCCACTTATTTAATGAGTGCCGCCAGACAAGAACGTAAAGAAGACATTTCGAGCTTTGTTAAGTTTGTAAATGAGCAACGTGACGAAGACGCTATTGATCAAAAGTTACGTTTTCAGAAACTTGAATATGCATTGCAGTCGCAATCAATTGATAACAAATTAAATTCCCCAATGCTTAATAAAGCAAACTTTGAACAACCTGTGCAGGAGCAATAA
- a CDS encoding RNA polymerase sigma factor, producing MFERSDETLINLALKGKKSAWMTLLKRYEKPIYNYTLRMVSNPDDALDLLQDIFMAVFKNLASFRGDSKFKSWLFRIAHYRCIEYYRRKKPHQSLDDEPEQEANISDSCPENDIKQSQQSEALATAMKILPINQRTVVELKFFQHFTFDEIAGQLGISSNTVKSRLYSALDKLKGVLEVDYV from the coding sequence TTGTTTGAGCGCAGTGACGAAACGTTGATAAACCTTGCTTTAAAAGGGAAAAAATCTGCTTGGATGACGTTATTAAAACGTTATGAAAAGCCGATTTACAACTATACATTACGAATGGTTAGTAACCCTGATGATGCGCTTGATTTATTACAAGATATCTTCATGGCAGTATTTAAAAATTTAGCTTCGTTTCGCGGCGATAGTAAATTTAAAAGCTGGCTGTTTCGAATCGCCCATTATCGTTGTATTGAATATTACCGGCGGAAGAAGCCCCATCAATCTCTTGATGATGAACCTGAGCAAGAAGCCAACATTAGTGATAGTTGCCCTGAGAATGATATAAAACAATCACAACAGTCTGAAGCATTAGCAACGGCGATGAAAATATTACCGATAAATCAACGTACCGTCGTTGAACTGAAATTCTTTCAGCATTTCACTTTTGATGAGATCGCTGGTCAACTCGGTATATCAAGTAATACGGTCAAATCGCGTTTATATAGCGCGCTGGATAAATTAAAAGGTGTTTTGGAGGTAGATTATGTCTAA
- a CDS encoding hydrogen peroxide-inducible genes activator: MNTHLPNLKHLQYLLALNDHQHFHRAADACFVSQSTLSSAIIKLEQLLDCQLIERDHKSFVFTAHGKAVVKMAEQLIHSATDLVEFSMSQGLISKGHVYLGCIPTIAPFLLTDVISATSKLLPDIELFIKEAPTDELLKQLANGDIDIAILALPIDNKHSHNFKQTHLGNDEFYLAGNEELVKQVISDEGYKNIPDESVFLLSEEHCLTDHALSACKLVNQSKINPFAATSLATLLQMTIHHNGLTFLPEMAINKGIAGHAYLTVQKLNKHPYREIAMLERNGSLRSETFNLLAKVITDLF; the protein is encoded by the coding sequence ATGAACACACATTTACCAAATTTAAAGCATCTGCAATACCTACTCGCATTAAACGATCATCAACACTTTCATCGCGCCGCGGATGCGTGTTTTGTCAGTCAATCAACCCTCAGCAGCGCTATTATCAAACTTGAACAACTTTTAGATTGTCAGCTTATAGAGCGTGACCATAAAAGTTTTGTCTTTACTGCACATGGTAAAGCTGTTGTAAAAATGGCAGAGCAGTTAATTCATAGTGCTACTGATTTAGTTGAGTTTTCAATGTCGCAGGGCCTAATAAGTAAAGGCCATGTATATTTAGGCTGTATACCTACTATTGCACCGTTTTTATTAACTGATGTGATATCTGCCACTTCAAAATTATTACCTGATATTGAATTATTTATCAAAGAAGCACCTACCGATGAGTTGCTCAAACAACTGGCTAACGGTGACATTGATATTGCTATTCTCGCTTTACCTATTGATAACAAACATAGTCATAACTTTAAACAAACCCATTTAGGCAACGATGAGTTCTATTTGGCCGGTAACGAAGAGCTAGTAAAACAAGTGATAAGCGATGAAGGATATAAAAATATACCAGACGAAAGTGTATTTTTATTATCAGAGGAGCATTGTTTAACTGACCACGCATTATCAGCGTGTAAATTAGTGAACCAATCGAAAATAAACCCTTTTGCTGCAACGTCATTAGCTACACTTTTGCAAATGACTATTCACCATAATGGCTTAACCTTTTTACCTGAAATGGCGATAAACAAGGGGATTGCCGGGCATGCATATTTAACGGTTCAAAAGCTAAATAAACACCCATATAGAGAAATTGCAATGCTGGAAAGAAACGGCAGTCTTCGCTCTGAAACCTTTAATTTATTGGCTAAAGTGATCACTGACTTGTTTTAA
- a CDS encoding DUF1161 domain-containing protein, with translation MKKLIVLITSALLFSVSAQAEVKDCDELKDEIHTKISNNGVENFDLLVVDNDEVEDHDGYQVVGSCEAGSQKVLYKNLYKG, from the coding sequence ATGAAAAAACTTATCGTATTAATTACCAGTGCATTATTATTCTCAGTTTCAGCGCAAGCAGAAGTTAAAGACTGTGATGAATTAAAAGATGAAATACATACAAAAATTTCAAACAATGGCGTAGAAAATTTTGATTTGTTAGTTGTTGATAATGATGAAGTCGAAGATCATGATGGTTATCAAGTTGTAGGCAGCTGTGAAGCTGGCTCTCAAAAAGTTCTATACAAGAACTTATATAAAGGCTAA
- a CDS encoding inorganic phosphate transporter, whose amino-acid sequence MDILANYGSTLVIFAAIVGFVMAWGIGANDVANAMGTSVGSKALTIKQAIIIAMIFEFAGAYLAGGEVTSTIRKGIIDSSFYIDTPELLVFGMISALLAAGTWLLIASYMGWPVSTTHSIVGAIVGFSAIGVGMHTVDWGSVGGIVGSWIITPLIAGVFAFVIFNSAQKLIFDTDNPLASAKKWVPLYMFLAGFVLSLVTIKKGLKHIGLNIGSVEGYLYAIAVAVGVAIIGKFFISRLKFKESKNRRANYINVEKVFAVLMVITACGMAFAHGSNDVANAIGPLAAVVSIVGNDGEIASKSALAWWILPLGGIGIVAGLALFGHRVIATIGKGITHLTPSRGFAAELAAACTVVVASGTGLPISTTQTLVGAVLGVGMARGIAAINLGVVRNIVVSWVVTLPVGAGLSIMFFWMIKGAFM is encoded by the coding sequence ATGGATATTTTAGCTAATTACGGTTCTACCCTAGTTATTTTCGCTGCCATAGTCGGCTTTGTTATGGCTTGGGGCATTGGTGCAAATGACGTTGCTAACGCTATGGGTACTTCTGTAGGCTCGAAAGCGTTAACGATTAAACAAGCAATTATTATTGCAATGATTTTTGAATTTGCCGGTGCATATTTAGCGGGTGGTGAAGTTACTTCTACTATTCGTAAAGGCATAATAGATTCAAGTTTTTACATTGATACACCTGAACTCCTAGTGTTCGGTATGATCTCAGCACTGCTTGCAGCGGGTACCTGGTTGCTTATCGCATCTTATATGGGCTGGCCAGTGTCTACTACGCATTCAATTGTTGGTGCCATTGTTGGCTTCTCAGCAATTGGTGTTGGTATGCATACCGTTGATTGGGGTTCAGTTGGTGGTATTGTTGGTAGTTGGATTATAACGCCGCTTATAGCCGGGGTCTTCGCATTTGTGATATTTAACAGTGCGCAAAAGCTTATTTTCGACACCGATAACCCTTTAGCATCAGCAAAAAAATGGGTTCCTCTTTATATGTTTTTAGCTGGTTTTGTATTGTCTTTAGTGACAATCAAAAAAGGTTTAAAACATATTGGTTTAAACATTGGCTCAGTAGAAGGTTACTTGTATGCAATTGCTGTAGCGGTTGGTGTAGCAATTATTGGTAAATTCTTTATTTCAAGATTGAAATTTAAAGAGTCTAAAAACCGTCGAGCTAACTACATTAATGTTGAGAAAGTTTTTGCTGTATTAATGGTAATTACTGCGTGTGGTATGGCATTTGCTCATGGTTCAAATGATGTTGCCAATGCAATCGGTCCATTAGCCGCTGTTGTTTCTATTGTAGGAAACGATGGTGAAATCGCATCTAAATCTGCACTAGCATGGTGGATCTTACCTCTAGGTGGTATTGGTATTGTTGCCGGTCTTGCTTTGTTCGGTCATCGTGTAATCGCGACAATTGGTAAAGGTATTACTCACTTAACACCAAGTAGAGGTTTTGCTGCTGAACTTGCAGCAGCCTGTACGGTTGTTGTTGCCTCTGGTACTGGTTTGCCTATTTCAACTACACAAACTTTAGTTGGTGCTGTATTAGGTGTGGGCATGGCCCGCGGTATAGCTGCAATCAACTTAGGTGTAGTACGCAACATTGTTGTGTCTTGGGTTGTTACGTTACCTGTAGGTGCCGGTTTATCAATTATGTTCTTCTGGATGATTAAAGGCGCGTTCATGTAA
- a CDS encoding TIGR00153 family protein — protein sequence MSGNTILGVFAKSPLKPLEQHIRKVNECADLLPSFFVACTAGDWDKAEKIRKDISSLEKAADKMKRDIRNELPGGIFMPVQRTDVLELVSQQDKIANKAKDISGRILGRQLVIPAELSDDFNSYLTRCIDAIKQAADAINELDDLLETGFRGREVKLVEKMIIELASIEDDTDYMQIKLRRALMALEENMNPIDVMFLYQIIEWVGDLADLAERVGARLEIMLAR from the coding sequence ATGAGTGGAAATACAATCCTTGGCGTTTTTGCAAAATCGCCGTTAAAGCCGTTAGAGCAACATATTCGTAAAGTAAATGAATGTGCTGATCTTCTTCCTTCTTTCTTTGTTGCTTGTACCGCAGGTGATTGGGATAAAGCTGAGAAAATTCGTAAAGATATTTCTTCGCTTGAAAAAGCTGCAGATAAAATGAAGCGCGATATTCGTAATGAATTACCGGGCGGAATTTTTATGCCAGTACAGCGTACTGATGTTTTAGAGCTTGTAAGCCAACAAGATAAAATTGCCAATAAAGCAAAAGATATCTCAGGACGTATTTTAGGTCGTCAATTGGTTATACCAGCTGAGTTATCAGATGATTTCAATAGCTACTTAACGCGTTGTATCGATGCGATAAAGCAAGCTGCAGATGCCATCAATGAACTTGATGATTTACTAGAGACTGGCTTTCGTGGCCGTGAAGTAAAGCTAGTAGAAAAAATGATAATCGAATTGGCTTCTATTGAAGACGATACTGATTATATGCAAATCAAACTTCGTAGAGCTTTAATGGCCTTAGAAGAAAATATGAACCCTATTGATGTAATGTTTTTATATCAAATTATCGAATGGGTTGGTGATTTAGCAGATCTAGCTGAGCGTGTAGGTGCTCGACTAGAAATTATGTTAGCAAGATAA
- the phoU gene encoding phosphate signaling complex protein PhoU: MDTFDTGRHISGQFNQELDAVRNNVMNMGGMVEQQLKNALTAVSENNEELARKVLSSDYKINLMEVTIDEECTRIIAKRQPAASDLRLVMAIIKTIADLERIADEAEKIAKVALEQFNAKQQDLLLNLDNLGRLVLGTLHDTLDAFTRMDFDAALKVHQSDSRIDREYEALMRQLMTYMMEDPRSIPSIMSVIWSARALERIGDRCQNVCEYIIYFVKGKVIRHISEKDVPSIF, encoded by the coding sequence ATGGATACGTTTGATACAGGCCGTCATATTTCTGGCCAATTTAACCAAGAGCTTGATGCAGTTCGCAATAATGTGATGAACATGGGCGGCATGGTAGAACAGCAGCTTAAAAATGCATTAACTGCGGTAAGCGAAAATAACGAAGAGTTGGCTAGAAAAGTACTTTCCAGCGATTACAAAATAAATTTAATGGAAGTAACCATTGATGAAGAGTGTACTCGTATTATTGCAAAGCGCCAACCAGCGGCAAGTGATTTACGTTTAGTGATGGCAATTATAAAAACCATTGCTGATTTAGAACGCATAGCAGATGAAGCTGAAAAGATTGCTAAAGTAGCCTTAGAACAATTTAATGCTAAACAACAAGATTTATTATTAAACTTGGATAACCTAGGTCGTTTAGTATTAGGAACTTTGCATGACACCTTAGATGCTTTTACTCGAATGGATTTTGATGCTGCATTAAAAGTACATCAAAGTGACAGTCGTATTGATCGTGAATACGAGGCTTTAATGCGACAATTAATGACATACATGATGGAAGACCCTCGTTCTATACCATCAATTATGTCGGTGATTTGGTCTGCCAGAGCGTTAGAGCGCATTGGTGACCGATGTCAAAATGTTTGTGAATATATTATTTACTTTGTAAAAGGTAAGGTAATACGTCACATATCAGAAAAGGATGTTCCCAGTATTTTCTAG
- the pstB gene encoding phosphate ABC transporter ATP-binding protein PstB, with translation MINVAPEVLMQNQQTVDINDLPAEQVALEIKGLNLHYGDKQALNNISMKIPKGKVTAFIGPSGCGKSTLLRCINRMNDLVDICKIDGEIDLHGENIYGKHVDVAQLRRKVGMVFQRPNPFPKSIYENVVYGLRLIGQNNRRVLDEACEKSLRAAALWEEVKDRIHDSALGLSGGQQQRLVIARAIAIEPEVLLLDEPTSALDPISTLVIEELITELKEKYTVVIVTHNMQQAARVSDQTAFMYMGDLIEYSDTNTLFTTPAKKKTEDYITGRYG, from the coding sequence ATGATTAATGTAGCTCCAGAAGTATTAATGCAAAACCAGCAAACGGTAGATATTAATGATTTACCCGCTGAACAAGTTGCACTGGAAATTAAAGGGCTAAACCTTCACTACGGTGATAAACAAGCGCTTAATAATATTTCAATGAAAATACCAAAAGGTAAAGTAACTGCGTTTATCGGCCCTAGTGGTTGTGGTAAATCCACGTTATTACGTTGTATTAACCGCATGAATGACTTGGTTGATATCTGTAAAATTGACGGTGAAATTGATCTGCACGGTGAAAATATCTATGGTAAACATGTCGATGTTGCACAGCTTCGTCGTAAAGTTGGAATGGTGTTTCAGCGTCCGAATCCTTTTCCAAAATCAATTTATGAAAATGTAGTTTATGGTTTGCGCTTAATTGGCCAAAACAACCGTCGTGTATTAGATGAAGCCTGTGAAAAATCACTTCGTGCTGCCGCATTGTGGGAAGAAGTGAAAGACAGAATTCATGACAGCGCCTTAGGGTTGTCTGGTGGTCAGCAACAACGTTTAGTAATCGCTAGAGCAATTGCAATTGAACCAGAAGTACTGTTGCTCGATGAGCCAACATCGGCACTTGATCCTATTTCTACCTTGGTGATTGAAGAACTAATTACTGAGCTAAAAGAAAAGTACACAGTAGTTATTGTTACTCACAACATGCAGCAGGCTGCACGAGTATCAGACCAAACTGCGTTTATGTACATGGGCGACCTAATCGAGTACAGCGATACCAATACGCTATTTACGACCCCAGCAAAGAAAAAGACAGAAGATTATATTACCGGCCGTTATGGTTAA
- the pstA gene encoding phosphate ABC transporter permease PstA: MNKWFKSGSPWVWLSAAGVSISLISVVGLLWLIASRGLTYFWPAQIHQFEMISPSGETSTVIGEIYDVERIPVEQLAHTNIDTKDAATIERFLIKTGNRELVSLDFRWIVEPLITKQTQPADVVVIERRTNGNFYGFIEQVFMDGKQVSISELDSFLERVNTLQDDIEDLQKTDIGAINYGLETIRLKERKAEIENTLTDDLKAEFAQQRKSLNDEYLALEEELNVMRSAVQRDKIVVRAMGGEQVEINLEQVMQVSFNNQLTLIEKIGKFFSQISSFLIDDPREANTEGGVFPAIFGTVLMVLLMTVIVAPLGVVAAIYLHEYAGNNGFTKLLRIAVINLAGVPSIVYGVFGLGFFVYMVGGSLDQIFYPESLPNPTFGSPGVLWSALTLAILTLPVVIVSTEEGLARIPSSMRHGSLALGATKAETLWRIILPIASPAIMTGIILAIARAAGEVAPLMLVGVVKMAPTLPLDGNFPFLHLERKFMHLGFHIYDVGFQSPNVEAARPLVYATAFLLVTIIVGLNMTAVSIRNRLREKYRSLEH; this comes from the coding sequence ATGAATAAATGGTTTAAATCAGGCTCTCCTTGGGTTTGGCTAAGTGCAGCAGGCGTATCAATCAGTTTGATTTCGGTTGTGGGTTTATTGTGGTTAATTGCGTCTCGTGGCTTAACTTACTTTTGGCCAGCACAGATTCACCAGTTTGAAATGATCAGTCCAAGCGGCGAGACTTCAACAGTTATTGGTGAAATATATGATGTTGAACGCATCCCTGTAGAACAATTGGCGCATACCAATATTGACACTAAAGATGCTGCTACTATTGAACGATTTTTAATAAAAACCGGTAACCGTGAATTAGTAAGTTTAGACTTTCGTTGGATTGTTGAGCCACTTATCACCAAGCAAACCCAGCCAGCAGATGTGGTTGTTATTGAACGTCGTACAAATGGTAATTTTTACGGCTTCATAGAACAAGTGTTCATGGATGGTAAGCAAGTATCTATTAGCGAACTAGACAGCTTTTTAGAAAGAGTAAACACCTTACAAGATGACATTGAAGATTTGCAAAAAACGGATATTGGTGCAATTAATTATGGTTTGGAGACTATTCGCTTAAAAGAGCGTAAAGCTGAAATTGAAAACACCTTAACCGATGATCTTAAAGCTGAATTTGCACAGCAACGAAAATCACTTAATGATGAGTATCTTGCCTTAGAAGAAGAGCTTAATGTTATGCGCAGTGCCGTACAACGCGACAAAATTGTTGTACGTGCTATGGGCGGTGAGCAAGTAGAAATTAACCTTGAACAGGTAATGCAAGTTAGCTTTAACAACCAGTTAACTTTAATAGAAAAAATTGGTAAGTTTTTCAGTCAAATAAGCAGTTTTTTAATTGACGACCCAAGAGAAGCGAATACAGAAGGCGGTGTGTTCCCTGCCATATTTGGTACGGTGTTAATGGTATTGCTAATGACCGTTATTGTTGCGCCACTTGGTGTTGTTGCTGCTATCTATTTACATGAATATGCTGGTAATAATGGCTTTACTAAATTACTTCGTATTGCGGTGATCAATTTAGCCGGTGTACCGTCAATTGTTTATGGTGTGTTTGGTTTAGGCTTTTTTGTATATATGGTAGGTGGCTCACTTGACCAAATATTTTACCCTGAATCGTTGCCAAACCCTACGTTCGGCTCACCAGGCGTTCTATGGTCGGCACTTACGTTAGCTATACTTACGTTACCTGTGGTCATTGTTTCTACTGAAGAAGGCTTAGCACGTATTCCTTCTAGTATGCGTCATGGCTCGTTAGCCTTAGGCGCAACGAAAGCAGAAACCTTATGGCGTATTATTTTACCTATCGCAAGCCCTGCAATTATGACCGGAATTATATTGGCAATTGCCCGTGCTGCCGGCGAAGTTGCACCATTAATGCTAGTGGGGGTTGTTAAAATGGCACCTACATTACCACTAGATGGTAACTTCCCGTTCTTACATTTAGAACGCAAGTTTATGCACTTAGGTTTCCATATATATGACGTAGGATTTCAAAGCCCTAACGTTGAAGCGGCTAGACCGTTGGTGTACGCGACAGCATTTTTATTGGTCACCATTATTGTTGGCCTGAATATGACCGCAGTGTCTATTCGAAACAGATTACGTGAAAAGTATCGTTCGTTAGAGCACTGA
- a CDS encoding ABC transporter permease subunit, translated as MTISAKSFEPRQVKNKLAKWLISVGGVSVLFTLVLIFMYLVYVVKPVFESASVEQLALIETKLDTQVSQNLAVGVDELKEITFNINSNGEINFYQLKANDTHQTGDLLLSEKLISEQDTLLDVFTTNTNQYVLLTTDGLIRVIQPTFKASFVADTRTISPSVAYPLGEQPIIIDEYENALSIFSFAMTEERAVVVALTNDNRLIKTSLIAEDDFNYDPEFSTEFQLIKDDVESLDFVEITPDLSMAIAVENNSVSIFDLSDEYDVPVKAIFNPVYESGANITSTTLLSGSSSVLFGTSDGKVHQYFEVAGEKGRNFQLIRSFNVSDNEAVAAIYPETYRKSFYAVTPTGQVGVYYTTSEAELWQGKLLDNAEQPFAIAPRANGVVIGNAQSIELFSVHNEHPEVTWSALWQEVWYEGYPEPDYIWQSTSGSDDFEAKFSLVPISFGTMKAALYAMLFAVPIAISAAIYTAYFMPPVMRKTVKPTIELMEALPTVILGFLAGLWLAPLIEEYLPAVFLLVILLPLATFATAFAWYKVPKKIKLILPEAFAPLILLPVLIVAGLLAFEISPFIEDVMFGGDMRQYITNDLGIDFDQRNALVVGIAMGFAVIPTIFSMTEDAIFSVPKHLTSGSLALGATQWQTLIKVVLLTASPGIFSAVMMGLGRAVGETMIVLMATGNTPVIDWSIFQGMRTLSANIAVEMPESEVGSSHYRILFLAAFVLFIFTFIFNTLAEFVRQRLREKYSSL; from the coding sequence GTGACAATTTCTGCAAAATCTTTTGAGCCAAGGCAAGTTAAAAACAAACTGGCAAAATGGCTTATTTCTGTTGGTGGTGTGAGTGTATTGTTTACCCTCGTGCTTATTTTCATGTACCTAGTGTATGTAGTTAAACCTGTTTTTGAATCAGCAAGTGTAGAACAACTTGCTTTGATAGAAACAAAATTAGACACTCAAGTTTCACAAAACCTAGCTGTTGGCGTTGATGAGTTAAAAGAAATAACTTTTAATATTAACAGTAACGGTGAGATCAATTTTTACCAACTGAAAGCAAATGATACTCACCAAACTGGTGATTTATTGCTTTCTGAAAAACTAATTTCTGAGCAAGATACATTACTAGATGTATTTACCACGAACACCAATCAATATGTATTGTTAACAACCGATGGTTTAATCAGGGTTATTCAACCTACGTTTAAGGCCAGCTTTGTTGCTGATACACGAACAATTAGCCCAAGTGTTGCTTACCCATTGGGTGAACAACCTATCATTATTGATGAATATGAAAACGCTTTATCAATATTCTCATTTGCAATGACCGAAGAGCGCGCAGTTGTTGTTGCCTTAACCAATGATAACCGCTTAATTAAAACCTCTTTAATTGCTGAAGATGACTTTAATTACGACCCTGAGTTTTCAACAGAATTTCAATTAATTAAAGACGATGTAGAAAGTCTCGACTTTGTTGAAATTACACCAGACTTATCTATGGCAATTGCTGTTGAAAATAACTCTGTAAGTATTTTTGATTTAAGCGATGAATACGACGTGCCTGTTAAGGCCATCTTTAATCCAGTTTATGAATCTGGCGCAAACATAACGTCTACTACATTATTGTCTGGCAGTAGCTCGGTGTTGTTTGGTACAAGTGACGGCAAGGTGCATCAATACTTTGAGGTTGCTGGTGAAAAAGGCCGAAATTTTCAATTAATTCGTTCATTTAATGTAAGCGACAACGAAGCTGTTGCTGCTATTTATCCTGAAACTTATCGCAAAAGCTTTTATGCGGTAACCCCAACCGGGCAAGTAGGTGTTTACTATACCACCTCTGAAGCTGAGCTTTGGCAGGGGAAGCTACTTGATAATGCCGAACAACCGTTTGCTATCGCACCACGAGCAAATGGTGTAGTAATTGGTAATGCACAATCGATTGAGCTTTTCAGTGTTCATAATGAACACCCAGAAGTTACCTGGTCGGCATTGTGGCAAGAAGTTTGGTATGAAGGTTACCCTGAGCCAGACTACATTTGGCAATCTACTTCGGGCTCTGATGACTTTGAAGCAAAGTTCTCATTAGTACCTATCTCATTTGGTACCATGAAGGCCGCTCTTTATGCAATGTTGTTTGCTGTGCCAATTGCGATTTCAGCAGCCATTTATACCGCTTATTTCATGCCTCCGGTAATGCGTAAAACGGTTAAGCCTACTATTGAATTAATGGAAGCACTTCCAACGGTTATATTAGGTTTCTTAGCGGGGCTTTGGTTAGCACCGCTTATTGAGGAATATCTACCCGCGGTATTCTTATTGGTTATCCTATTACCACTGGCAACGTTTGCAACCGCATTTGCATGGTACAAGGTGCCTAAAAAAATCAAATTGATTTTACCTGAAGCGTTTGCGCCACTTATTTTATTGCCTGTACTAATTGTTGCCGGACTATTGGCATTTGAAATTTCGCCATTTATTGAAGATGTCATGTTTGGCGGCGACATGCGCCAATACATCACCAATGACTTAGGCATAGACTTTGACCAACGTAATGCATTGGTTGTTGGTATAGCAATGGGCTTTGCTGTTATCCCTACTATTTTCTCAATGACCGAAGATGCAATATTTTCAGTACCAAAGCATTTAACCTCGGGTTCATTAGCGCTTGGCGCTACCCAATGGCAAACCTTGATTAAAGTGGTATTACTTACTGCCAGCCCAGGTATATTCTCTGCAGTAATGATGGGCTTAGGCCGTGCTGTAGGTGAGACTATGATTGTACTAATGGCAACCGGTAATACACCTGTTATTGACTGGAGCATATTCCAGGGCATGCGTACGTTATCAGCAAATATTGCGGTAGAAATGCCTGAGTCAGAAGTGGGCAGCTCTCATTATCGAATTTTATTCTTAGCAGCCTTTGTGTTGTTTATATTCACCTTTATTTTTAACACGCTCGCTGAGTTTGTACGTCAGCGTTTACGTGAAAAATATAGCTCGCTGTAA
- a CDS encoding VOC family protein, translating to MSNCLHLAIPAGDLNTAITFYCDVLGCKTGNREEGRWIDIDFWGNELTIHQSEERLPTVRHNVDMGAVAVPHFGIHLPESEFQALKQRIEKAGVPYLDEPYRRFVGTEYEQETFFIEDPNGNVLEMKTMVTPEVMFKVN from the coding sequence ATGTCCAACTGCTTACATCTTGCCATTCCTGCGGGCGATCTCAACACAGCGATAACATTTTATTGCGACGTACTAGGTTGTAAAACGGGTAACCGCGAAGAAGGTCGCTGGATAGACATTGATTTTTGGGGCAATGAATTAACCATACACCAGAGTGAAGAACGTTTACCAACCGTAAGACATAACGTTGATATGGGTGCAGTAGCTGTCCCCCACTTTGGTATACATTTACCAGAAAGCGAGTTTCAAGCATTAAAACAGCGCATTGAAAAGGCAGGTGTTCCTTATTTAGACGAGCCTTATCGTCGTTTTGTCGGCACTGAATATGAACAAGAAACCTTTTTTATTGAAGATCCTAACGGTAATGTTCTTGAAATGAAAACCATGGTAACCCCAGAGGTAATGTTCAAAGTCAATTAA